In Aureibaculum algae, the following are encoded in one genomic region:
- a CDS encoding nucleoside-diphosphate kinase: protein MTTNRTFTMLKPDSIEKGNIGAILEKINAAGFRIVAMKLTQMTENDAKAFYAVHNERPFFGELVEYMTRGPIVAAILEKSNAVDDFRALIGATNPEDAAEGTIRKLFAASISENAVHGSDSDENAAIEGAFHFSGREMF from the coding sequence ATGACAACAAACAGAACATTTACAATGCTTAAGCCTGATTCAATTGAAAAAGGTAATATTGGAGCTATTTTAGAAAAAATAAATGCTGCAGGATTTAGAATAGTAGCCATGAAATTAACCCAAATGACGGAAAATGATGCTAAAGCATTTTATGCTGTTCATAATGAAAGACCATTTTTTGGTGAGTTGGTTGAATATATGACCCGTGGACCAATAGTTGCAGCTATTTTAGAGAAATCTAACGCTGTAGACGATTTTAGAGCGTTAATTGGTGCTACAAACCCAGAAGACGCAGCTGAAGGTACGATTAGAAAATTATTCGCTGCATCTATTAGCGAAAACGCAGTACATGGAAGTGATAGTGATGAAAATGCAGCTATTGAAGGTGCTTTTCATTTTTCTGGACGTGAGATGTTTTAA
- a CDS encoding DHH family phosphoesterase encodes MNTKDIQEVKELLSTPKKIVIVSHRNPDGDAYGSSLALYHYLLRGNHKVKVVSPNDCPDFLKWLPNQDKIIVFDENVEEGTKLLEDAEIVFTLDFNALHRVGHQMEHVLQRISPIYIMIDHHEQPDDYAKYMYSDASIASTCEMIYHFLDKVHELDSIDKDIASCIYTGILTDTGSFKYQATSSTTHRIIANLMDVGIDHTKIHNRLYDTNSYSRLQLLGTALSNLKVMHEYRTAFITISQQELNSMNFKKGDTEGFVNYGLSVAGIVFAVIFIEDQKQGIIKMSLRSKGKFSVNEFARNHFNGGGHLNAAGGRSEIPLQDTVKHFMELLPDYKNELENSYEY; translated from the coding sequence ATGAATACGAAAGATATACAAGAAGTAAAGGAGTTGTTATCTACTCCTAAAAAAATAGTTATTGTCTCACATAGAAATCCAGATGGCGATGCATATGGCTCCAGTTTAGCATTATACCATTACTTACTAAGAGGAAATCATAAAGTTAAAGTAGTTTCTCCTAATGATTGTCCTGATTTTTTAAAGTGGTTACCAAATCAAGATAAAATAATTGTATTTGACGAAAATGTTGAGGAAGGTACTAAGCTCTTAGAGGATGCCGAAATTGTTTTTACCTTAGACTTTAATGCATTGCATAGAGTAGGGCATCAAATGGAGCATGTTTTACAGCGTATTAGTCCAATATACATAATGATTGATCATCATGAACAACCAGATGATTACGCCAAGTATATGTACTCAGATGCTTCAATTGCCTCTACATGTGAAATGATTTATCATTTTTTAGATAAAGTACATGAATTGGATAGTATTGATAAAGATATTGCTAGTTGCATTTATACAGGAATTTTAACTGATACAGGCTCATTTAAATATCAAGCAACTTCAAGTACAACGCATAGAATTATTGCCAATTTGATGGATGTAGGTATTGATCATACTAAAATACACAATCGATTATATGACACGAACTCTTATAGTCGTTTGCAATTACTTGGTACAGCATTAAGTAATTTAAAGGTAATGCATGAATATAGAACAGCGTTTATTACCATATCTCAGCAGGAATTAAATAGTATGAATTTCAAAAAAGGAGATACAGAAGGTTTTGTAAATTATGGATTGTCCGTTGCAGGTATTGTTTTTGCCGTTATATTTATTGAAGATCAAAAGCAAGGTATTATTAAAATGTCTTTACGATCAAAAGGAAAATTTTCTGTAAATGAATTTGCTCGTAATCATTTTAATGGTGGCGGTCATTTAAATGCCGCAGGAGGTAGAAGCGAAATTCCTTTGCAAGATACAGTGAAACACTTTATGGAGCTTTTACCAGATTATAAAAATGAATTAGAAAATTCTTATGAATACTAA
- the gldI gene encoding gliding motility-associated peptidyl-prolyl isomerase GldI produces the protein MNTKIKNISTIGFSISLLALIISCTTPQPRKPVVQKTSSFLEESIERNKIINKVEEEALIALMQSDTTKEYITSEKGFWYYYNIKNAEINELPKTGDEVIFTYEIKDVNNKTIYTKEELGEKNYLVDKQELITGLQDGIKLMKEGEIVTFLFPSHKAYGYSGYQKINSNQPLQYTVTLTKVLKNK, from the coding sequence ATGAATACTAAAATTAAAAATATTTCAACCATTGGGTTTAGCATAAGTTTACTTGCTTTAATAATTTCATGTACAACTCCACAACCACGGAAACCGGTAGTACAGAAAACATCCTCTTTTTTAGAAGAGTCAATTGAGCGAAATAAAATTATAAATAAAGTAGAAGAAGAGGCATTAATTGCATTAATGCAATCTGACACTACAAAAGAATATATTACTTCTGAAAAAGGATTTTGGTATTATTATAATATCAAAAATGCTGAAATAAATGAACTACCTAAAACTGGAGATGAAGTAATTTTTACCTATGAAATTAAGGATGTTAATAATAAAACGATTTATACTAAAGAAGAATTAGGTGAGAAAAATTATCTCGTTGATAAGCAGGAACTTATTACTGGTTTACAAGATGGAATTAAATTAATGAAAGAGGGAGAAATAGTTACTTTTTTATTTCCATCTCATAAAGCATATGGGTATTCTGGATATCAAAAAATTAATTCTAACCAACCGTTACAATACACGGTTACTTTAACTAAAGTTCTCAAAAATAAGTAA
- a CDS encoding peptidylprolyl isomerase, translated as MRIAKILFLIVVIVISSCKSNNYTDLEKGLYADIQTDKGAILVQLDYRKVPITVANFVSLAEGTNPYVAKRFRNKHFYEGLLFHRVVKDYIIQGGDPQGTGAGGPGYQFEDEFPIDEKGELILTHSKKGILSMANAGFDTNGSQFFITLKEASNLDGVHTVFGSVVEGVQILDSIAKDDVINKVQIIRIGNESKKFNAPKIFGDYFKKLEKEAEIKVEMAKTAKTNFLKQKEIYEANADSLHSGLKIYFINKGDGEKPNIGNAVKVYYSGYFNSGELFTTNNKEIAELYLKYDPKVEARGGYNPKKMDYSPDAELIHGFKEGLQKMNIGDKVMLFIPSHLAYGTQGRGPIPPDTDLIFELEIVE; from the coding sequence ATGAGAATAGCTAAGATCCTTTTTCTAATTGTAGTAATAGTTATCTCATCATGTAAATCAAACAACTATACTGATTTGGAAAAGGGCTTGTATGCAGATATTCAAACAGACAAAGGGGCTATTTTAGTCCAATTAGATTATCGAAAAGTTCCAATTACGGTAGCAAACTTTGTTTCTTTGGCGGAAGGAACGAATCCTTATGTAGCAAAAAGATTTAGGAATAAGCATTTTTATGAAGGATTACTATTCCATCGGGTTGTTAAAGATTATATAATTCAAGGAGGCGATCCTCAAGGAACCGGTGCTGGCGGACCAGGGTATCAATTTGAAGATGAGTTTCCAATAGATGAGAAAGGCGAGCTAATTCTAACACATAGTAAAAAAGGAATTTTATCTATGGCTAATGCCGGTTTTGATACGAATGGGAGTCAGTTTTTTATAACCTTAAAAGAAGCTTCGAATTTAGATGGAGTGCACACTGTTTTTGGAAGTGTTGTAGAAGGTGTACAAATATTAGATTCTATTGCTAAGGATGATGTAATAAACAAAGTCCAAATTATTAGAATAGGAAATGAATCAAAAAAGTTTAACGCTCCTAAAATTTTTGGAGACTATTTTAAGAAATTAGAAAAAGAAGCTGAAATAAAAGTAGAAATGGCCAAAACGGCTAAAACTAATTTTTTAAAGCAAAAAGAAATCTATGAGGCAAACGCTGATAGTTTGCACTCAGGACTTAAAATATATTTTATAAACAAAGGAGACGGAGAAAAACCTAATATAGGAAATGCGGTTAAGGTTTATTATTCAGGTTATTTCAATTCAGGTGAACTGTTTACTACTAATAATAAAGAAATAGCTGAACTTTATTTAAAATATGATCCTAAAGTAGAAGCTAGAGGTGGTTATAATCCTAAAAAAATGGATTATAGTCCAGATGCAGAACTAATACATGGGTTTAAAGAAGGGTTACAAAAAATGAATATTGGTGATAAAGTGATGCTTTTTATCCCCTCTCATTTAGCCTATGGTACACAAGGGCGTGGGCCGATACCACCAGACACAGATTTAATATTTGAATTAGAAATTGTAGAATAA
- a CDS encoding RNA polymerase sigma factor, which translates to MNQTKFLHRDLIKKCKKNNCKAQMKVYDLYCDAMFKTAFNFMKDKALAEDMMQESFIKAFQKLNQFNESVAFGAWLKKIVINQCLDYLKRRKLTIVEINENHLQLSDEDNWKVQSSISIDQVYYAIEQLAENYKITLKLFLLEGYDHQEIAQILNITEVASRSQLFRAKNKLKEMLKQKNYA; encoded by the coding sequence ATGAATCAAACCAAATTCTTGCATAGAGATCTAATTAAAAAATGCAAAAAGAACAATTGTAAAGCACAGATGAAAGTCTATGATTTGTATTGTGACGCAATGTTTAAAACAGCATTTAATTTTATGAAAGATAAAGCGTTGGCAGAAGATATGATGCAGGAATCTTTTATAAAAGCTTTTCAAAAATTAAATCAATTTAATGAAAGTGTTGCATTTGGTGCTTGGTTAAAGAAGATTGTAATCAACCAATGTTTAGATTACTTAAAAAGGAGAAAACTGACAATTGTTGAAATAAATGAAAATCATTTACAATTATCAGATGAAGATAATTGGAAGGTACAAAGTTCCATTTCTATAGATCAAGTTTATTATGCGATTGAACAATTGGCTGAAAATTATAAAATTACCTTAAAGCTATTTTTATTAGAAGGTTACGATCATCAAGAAATTGCTCAAATACTAAATATAACCGAAGTGGCATCGCGATCACAATTATTTAGAGCTAAAAATAAATTAAAGGAAATGCTAAAACAAAAGAACTATGCTTAA
- a CDS encoding DUF342 domain-containing protein: MKTILYKTIGLLLMVSTTIGAQNHRRTYNEDFNTNKDVIIDVNTRNTDVKIETWSKNKVSIEAIIEVEGAEDERAERTLDNWKFSAIGNKSEVEITSKSNGVSSNYFFSNDVNNITIKGNVNDLQNFEYSFPELELDNLIALNNDIMVFPESPRLPVMLDFDFHFEDALPKFDYEKYKTDKSYLKKWQKEMEENLEKNKGNWEKEADKIKENSAVLKVELEKMAEEQKKHAEERKEMLKNQMTQRKELLKQRKNQVIIRGNFNKHEADINKKRNIIIGVLEDREKVKVKRTIIIKAPKDAKFKMNVKYGTLSFLN; this comes from the coding sequence ATGAAGACAATACTATATAAAACAATAGGGTTACTACTAATGGTTAGTACAACTATAGGTGCTCAAAATCATCGGAGAACATACAACGAAGACTTTAATACCAACAAAGATGTTATAATTGATGTAAATACAAGAAATACAGATGTTAAAATTGAAACATGGAGCAAGAACAAAGTAAGTATCGAAGCGATTATCGAAGTTGAAGGAGCGGAAGATGAAAGAGCAGAAAGAACATTAGATAATTGGAAATTTAGTGCCATTGGTAATAAAAGTGAAGTAGAAATTACATCTAAATCTAATGGCGTTTCGAGTAATTACTTTTTCTCCAATGATGTAAATAATATAACTATTAAAGGAAATGTTAACGATCTTCAAAATTTTGAATATAGTTTTCCTGAGTTAGAGTTAGATAATTTGATTGCGTTAAACAATGATATTATGGTTTTTCCCGAATCTCCAAGATTGCCTGTTATGCTAGATTTCGATTTTCATTTTGAGGATGCTCTTCCTAAATTTGATTATGAAAAATATAAAACGGACAAGAGCTACTTAAAGAAATGGCAAAAAGAAATGGAAGAGAATTTAGAAAAAAACAAAGGGAATTGGGAAAAGGAAGCTGATAAAATTAAAGAAAATTCAGCCGTATTAAAGGTTGAATTAGAAAAAATGGCAGAAGAACAGAAGAAACATGCAGAAGAACGAAAAGAGATGTTGAAAAATCAGATGACACAAAGAAAAGAACTACTAAAGCAAAGAAAGAATCAGGTTATTATTAGGGGTAACTTTAATAAGCATGAGGCTGATATTAATAAAAAACGAAATATAATTATTGGAGTTTTGGAAGATAGAGAAAAAGTAAAAGTGAAAAGAACAATAATAATTAAGGCACCAAAGGATGCTAAATTTAAAATGAATGTTAAATATGGAACATTAAGCTTTTTAAACTAA